The genomic DNA GAACTCCGCGCTGCGTAAAGTCGCACGTGTCCGCCTGGCCGGTGGTATCGAAGTTACCGCTTACATTCCAGGTGAAGGCCACAACCTCCAGGAGCACTCCATCGTGCTCGTTCGTGGCGGTGGCGTGAAAGACCTTCCAGGTGTCCGCTACAAGATTGTCCGCGGTGCTCTGGATACCCAGGGCGTCAAAGACCGTCGTCAGGCTCGTAGCCGTTATGGTGCCAAGAAGGAGAAGAACTAACACATGCCACGTAAAGGACCTGCGCCTAAGCGCCCACTGGTAGTTGACCCTGTTTACGGTTCATCCTTGGTCACCCAGTTGATTAACAAAGTTTTGGTCGATGGTAAAAAATCGACTGCTGAACGTATCGTCTACGGTGCCCTGAACGGTACCCGCGAAAAAGGCGGCGACGACCCAGTAGCCACGCTGAAAAAGGCACTGGATAACGTTCGTCCCGCACTCGAAGTCCGCTCACGCCGTGTTGGTGGCGCAACATACCAGGTGCCCGTAGAGGTCAAGCCTGGTCGCGCAACCGCTCTGGCGCTGCGTTGGCTAGTGACTTTCTCAAAAGCACGCCGCGAAAAGTCGATGACTGAGCGTCTGACAAACGAGATTCTGGATGCTTCCAACGGACTGGGTGCAGCTGTGAAACGTCGTGAGGACGTCCACAAGATGGCTGAAGCTAACAAGGCGTTTGCCCACTACCGCTGGTAAACCACACACCTACTCAGTACTCAATCCGAGCCGTTGCCTCAACCAGGAGTCTGTGGCTCACGGAAACAGGCAACAACCAAGGGAGAACCTGTGGCACAACAAGAAGTGCTTACCGACCTCACAAAAGTTCGTAACATCGGCATCATGGCTCACATTGACGCCGGTAAAACTACTACAACCGAGCGCATCCTGTTTTACACCGGTGTGAACCACAAACTGGGCGAAACCCACGACGGTGCTTCCACCACCGACTGGATGGACCAGGAAAAAGAACGCGGTATTACCATTACCTCCGCAGCTGTCACCAGCTTCTGGGAAGGTAACCAGATCAACGTGATCGATACCCCAGGGCACGTTGACTTCACTGTTGAAGTTGAGCGCTCCCTGCGCGTTCTCGACGGTGCGGTTGCGGTCTTCGACGCCAAAGAAGGCGTAGAGCCACAGTCCGAGACTGTCTGGCGTCAGGCCGATAAATACGGCGTACCGCGTATCTGCTTCATCAACAAGATGGATAAGCTTGGTGCAGACTTCTACTACACCGTAGAGACCATCAAGTCACGTCTCGGTGCTAAGCCACTGGTCATGCAGCTTCCAATCGGTGCTGAAAATGAGTTCATCGGCGTTGTTGACCTGGTCACGATGAAAGCCTTCGTCTGGCCAGAAGATGCCAAAGGTGACACCGCCCTTGGTGCAAGCTACGACATTCAGGACATCCCAGCAGAACTGCAGGAACGTGCTGAAGAGTACCGCAACGAACTCATCGAATCCGTAGCCGAATCATCGGAAGAACTGATGATGAAGTACCTGGACGACGGTGAGCTCACCAACGAAGAGATCATGGCCGGTGTACGCGCCCTGACCGTAGCCGACGAAGCCTACCCAGTCTTCTGTGGCTCGGCCTTCAAGAACCGCGGTGTTCAGCCGATCATCGACGCTGTCGTTGACTACTTGCCATCCCCACTGGATGTCGAATCGGTGAGCGGTGTGTCCGTGAAGGATCCAGAGGAAGTGCTGACTCGCAAGCCAAGCTTGAACGAGCCATTCTCCGCGCTGGCCTTCAAGATCGCTGCGCACCCATTCTTCGGTACGCTGACCTACATTCGCGTGTACTCCGGCAAGATCAAATCCGGCGACCAGATCCTGAATGCGACCAAGCAGAAACAGGAACGCATCTCCCGGTTGTTCCAGATGCACGCCAACAAGGAAAACCCTGTTGACGAAGCACAGGCAGGCCACATTTACGCCGTCGTGGGCCTCAAAGACACCACCACCGGTGACAGCCTGTCAGCTAAAGATGCGCCGATCATTCTGGAATCCATGGAATTCCCAGAACCAGTGATCTCGGTAGCCATCGAGCCGAACTCCAAGGGTGACCAGGAAAAACTGTCGACCGCTATTCAGCGCCTGTCGGCAGAAGATCCAACCTTCACTGTTTCCCAGAACGAAGAAACCGGTCAGACCGAAATCGGCGGTATGGGCGAACTGCACCTCGACGTACTCGTCGACCGCATGAAGCGCGAATTCAAGGTGGAAGCCACCGTGGGTAAACCACAGGTTTCCTACCGCGAAACCATTCGCCGCAAGGTCGAATCCGTCGACTACACCCACAAGAAACAGACCGGTGGTTCCGGCCAGTTCGCGAAGGTCGTCGTGACCTTCGAGCCACTGGATACCGAAGATGGCGAAACCTACGAATTCAAGAATGCCGTAACCGGTGGCCGTATTCCACGTGAATACATCCCATCAGTTGACCAAGGTATGCAAGAAGCCATGCAGTTCGGTGTGCTTGCCGGATACCCAATGGTTGGCGTCAAAGCCACGCTCGAAGACGGCGCCTACCACGATGTAGACTCATCGGAAATGGCGTTCAAACTGGCTGGCTCCCAGGTATTCAAGGAAGGCATCAAGCGCGCCAAGCCGGTTCTGCTAGAACCAATCATGGCCGTTGAAGTGCGTACCCCTGAAGAATACATGGGTGACGTCATTGGTGACCTGAACTCGCGCCGCGGTACCATCGAATCGATGGAAGACGCAGCCGGTGTCAAGGTCGTCAAGGCGCACGTCCCACTGTCGGAAATGTTTGGTTACATCGGTGACCTTCGCTCCCGCACCCAGGGTCGTGCCGTCTACACCATGACCTTCCACTCGTACGGCGAGGTACCAGCTGCAGTTTCTGAAGAAATTATTCAGAAACACTCCGGCCAATAATTTAGACTTATTAGCTGGCTAGATTTATGGGGTGGGCTTGGTTCGCCAGGCCCACCACCAGCCAAATAGCGTGTCACCCCGAACACGGTATTTGGTTCAGGACTAGGGTCCGGTCCGCATTGGCGGCCGAGGTTGTTTAGCAATCCACGGACCGGTCCTAACCACCGGGGAAACTAGTAAAAACAACATCTGACGTAGACTGGACCAAAGTCAGACCGCCACAAGCGGCTGCATGTCCTTCTCCAGTCGAACAGTTCTAGGAGGAATCTGTGTCGAAGGCAAAGTTCGAGCGGACAAAGCCGCACATCAACATCGGTACCATCGGTCACGTTGACCATGGTAAAACCACCCTCACCGCTGCGATCTCAAAGGTACTTGCCGATAAGTACCCTGAGTACAACGAACAGCGCGACTACGCCGACATCGACGGTGCACCTGAAGAGCGCCAGCGCGGTATTACCATTAACGTCTCGCACGTTGAATACGAAACCGAAAAGCGTCACTACGCCCACGTTGACGCCCCAGGTCACGCTGACTACATCAAGAACATGATCACCGGTGCCGCCCAGATGGACGGCGCGATCCTCGTTGTAGCTGCTACTGACGGCCCAATGGCTCAGACCCGCGAACACGTTCTGCTGGCCAAGCAGGTTGGCGTACCTTCGCTGCTGGTTGCACTGAACAAATCCGACATGGTCGACGATGAAGACCTGCTGGAACTGGTCGAAATGGAAGTTCGCGAACTTCTCTCCTCCCAGGACTTCGACGGTGACGACGCACCAGTCATCCGCGTATCCGCTCTCAAAGCTATCGAAGGCGACGAGAAGTGGGTCAAGGCTGTTGAAGACCTCATGGACGCAGTCGACGAGTACATCCCAGAACCAACTCGTGACCGTGACAAGCCATTCCTGATGCCGATCGAAGACGTGTTCACCATTACCGGTCGCGGTACTGTTGTCACCGGTCGTGCAGAACGCGGTACCCTCGCTATCAACTCTGAAGTTGAAATCGTTGGTATCAAGGAATCCCAGAAGACCACCGTTACCGGTATCGAGATGTTCCACAAGCAGCTCGACGAAGCCTGGGCAGGCGAAAACTGTGGTCTGCTGCTTCGTGGTCTGCGTCGTGAAGATGTTGAACGCGGTCAGGTTGTCGTAGCCCCAGGCTCGATCACCCCACACACCAAGTTCGAAGCGAACGTCTACATTCTGTCCAAGGACGAGGGTGGCCGTCACAACCCGTTCTACTCGAACTACCGTCCACAGTTCTACTTCCGTACCACTGACGTAACCGGTGTTATCACCCTGCCAGAAGGTACCGAAATGGTCATGCCAGGTGACACCACCGAGATGAGCGTTGAACTGATCCAGCCAATCGCGATGGAAGACGGCCTCGGCTTCGCCATCCGTGAAGGTGGACGTACCGTTGGTTCCGGTCGTGTAACCAAGATCGTCGAGTAAGACGTTTTGAATTGAGCGCTTAGCACTGCGCTAAGTGACAAGAAACCCCCGTCCGTTAGGGCGGGGGTTTTCTCATGCCCAGACAACATACCGAGCTGCAGACTCACCGCAAACTTGCTAGGCTATACGGGCGGTGCAAACCCCAGACGTGTCCCGACGAATACTCGGGCCACCGATTCGCGTTGCGCCCACATTTCTGTCATAATAGACAGGTTGCTCAAAACAACTGTGCCTGAAGCCGCCTCGGTGGCCTCGAGCACGCGACACGAGAGCACAAACACAAACATCAACTTCCCACTCGACGCAAGTTTCGCGGCGCGTGGCGAGCTATAAATCTTGATGGTCTCATATCGTCGAGGAACCCGTTTTTTACGGATTCGGCTTTATGAGCGAAAACAATACATGAACAGCCAATGCTGTCGTCATGTTCACAGGGACAGGTACTCAACTAGTACGGAAATGAGGCAGACGCCATGGCGGGACAAAAAATCCGCATCCGGCTGAAGTCGTATGATCACGAAGTGATCGACACTTCAGCGCGGAAGATCGTCGATACGGTCACACGCGCAGGCGCACAGGTAGTAGGCCCGGTTCCACTACCGACAGAGAAGAATGTGTTCGCCGTGATCCGTTCTCCGCACAAATACAAAGACAGCCGTGAGCACTTCGAAATGCGTACTCACAAACGTCTTATCGATATCGTAGACCCGACTCCAAAGGCTGTTGATTCGCTGATGCGCCTCGACCTGCCAGCGGACGTCAACATTGAAATCAAACTCTAAGCTAGGGAGGTGCTGAGAGAACTATGACCACATCCCAAAAAAACGTCAAGGGATTGATGGGCACGAAGCTCGGCATGACCCAGGTATGGGACGAGAACAACAACCTCATTCCCGTTACTGTGGTTCAGGCTGAGCCTAACGTAGTGACCCAGCTTCGTAATGAAGAAACTGACGGTTACACTGCCGTCCAGATTGCCTACGGTGCAATCGACCCTCGTAAAGTCACCAAGCCATTGGTCGGACACTTCGATAAGGCCGGAGTTACACCGCGCCGTCATCTCGTCGAAATCCGTACCGGAGACGTAGCTAACTACGAACTCGGCCAGGACCTAACCGTTGAACAGTTCGAAGCAGGACAGAAAATTGATGTCACTGCGAACTCCAAGGGTAAAGGCTTCGCCGGTGCCATGAAGCGCCACAACTTTAGCGGCTCGTTTGCATCTCACGGTGCGAAAAAGAACCACCGCAAACCCGGTTCCGTGGGTGGCGCTGCCACCCCAGGTCGTGTGTTCAAGGGCAAGAAGCTTCCAGGCCGTATGGGCAACGTCAAAACAACCACCCAGAACCTGACTCTGCATGCTATCGATGCAGAAAACAACCTGCTGCTCATCAAAGGTGCAGTACCTGGCCCACGCGGTCGCGTTGTTCTGGTTCGCGATGCAGTGAAGGGAGCCTAGCACATGGCTGTCAAGAAAGTATCGGTGGATCTACCAGCTGACCTGTTCGACGTCGAAGCAAATGTTGCTCTCATGCACCAGGTTGTCAACGCACAGCTTGCTGCAGCACGTCAAGGAACTCACGCGACCAAGACTCGCGCTGAAGTATCCGGCGGTGGACGCAAACCGTTCCGTCAAAAAGGTACCGGCCGCGCTCGTCAGGGTTCGATTCGCGAACCTCAGATGACCGGTGGTGGGGTTGCCCACGGTCCACAGTCGCGCGATTACTCGCAGCGTACCCCCAAGAAAATGAAAGCAGCAGCGCTTCGCGGAGCACTCTCTGACCGTGCTCGCAACGGCCGCATTCATGTTGTTGAGGCTCTGATCACTCAGGACACCCCATCAACGAAGGCCGCCAAAGCCGCTCTTGCTGAAGTTCAAAACGAACGTCGCAATTTCCTGGTCGTCATCGACCGCTCGGACGACGTCGCTGCACTGTCAACTCGTAACCTGCAGCATGTGCACACGCTGTATGCTGATCAGCTCAACACGTACGACGTGCTCAAAGCTGATGACGTGGTCTTTACCAAGCCTGCATACGACGCCTTCGTGGCCGCTGCAAGCGCCAAATAGGAGGAGACCACATGGCTACCAACATTGACAAGAACCCCCGCGACGTGATCCTAGCTCCCGTCGTGAGCGAAAAGAGCTACGCGGACATGGACGAAGGTCGTTACACCTTCCTCGTGGACCCGCGCTCCAACAAGTCTGAAATCAAACAGGCAATCGAAACGATTTTCGATGTCAAAGTGGCTTCAGTCAACACCATGAACCGTGAAGGTAAGCGTCAGCGTACCCGCTTCGGATATGGCAACCGCAAAGCTACCAAGCGTGCGGTCGTCACTCTGAAAGACGGTTCCATCGACATCTTCGGAGGTCCGGCCCTCTAGGCCGGAGACCACTTAATCGAGGAATATATTTATGGCAATTCGTAATTACAAACCGGTTACCCCGGGCCAGCGTGGCTCGTCGGTATCCGAGTTCACTGAAATCACCCGAACAACGCCCGAAAAGTCGTTGCTTCGCCCCCTGTCTAAGAGCGGTGGCCGCAACAACCTCGGACGTATCACATCACGTCACCGTGGTGGCGGACATAAGCGCCAGTACCGTCTGGTCGACTTCCGCCGGCACGACAAAGACGGCATCCCGGCCAAGGTCGCTCACATCGAATACGACCCGAACCGTACCGCCAACATCGCACTGTTGCACTACGTCGATGGAGCCAAGCGCTACATTCTCGCCCCAGCTCGTCTCAAGCAGCACGACATGGTGGAGTCTGGCCCAAATGCCGACATCAAACCGGGCAACAACCTACCGCTGCGCAACATCCCACTGGGTACCGTAATCCACGCTGTGGAACTGCGCCCAGGTGGCGGCGCCAAACTGGCCCGCTCCGCTGGAGCATCCATCCAGCTGGTCGCTCGTGAAGGCAAATACGCCCAGCTGCGCTTGCCCTCCGGTGAAATCCGCAACGTTGATATCCGCTGCCGCGCCACCGTTGGTGAAGTCGGCAACGCTGAACAAATCAACATCTCCTGGGGTAAAGCAGGACGTATGCGCTGGAAAGGCGTACGCCCGCAGACTCGTGGTGCAGCCATGAACCCGGTGGATCACCCACACGGTGGTGGTGAAGGTCGTACCTCTGGTGGACGTCACCCGTCCAACCCGAACGGTAAGAAGGAAGGCCGCACCCGCCGTCCAAACAAGGCAAGCGACCAGTACATCGTGCGTCGTCGTCCGAAAAGCAAGAAGAATCGATAGGAGCTGATCTCTTTATGCCACGCAGCCTGAAGAAGGGCCCCTACGTAGATCAGCACTTGTACCTCAAGGTTCTTGCTGAGAACGATAAGGGCACCAAAAACGTTATTCGCACCTGGTCACGTCGATCGATGATCATCCCGGACATGCTGGGTCACACCATTGCAGTCCACGATGGTCGCAAGCACGTGCCGGTGTTCATTACCGAATCCATGGTCGGACACAAACTGGGAGAATTCGCGCCAACGCGTACCTTCCGCGGCCACTCCAAGGACGACCAGAAAGGCCGCCGCTAGTCGCGGTCGGCTGATCTTAGAGAGGATTAAGCAATGGAAGCCAAGGCAATTGCACGCTATTTGCGTGTTACGCCAATGAAGGCCCGGCGCGTCGTCGACCTTGTTCGTGGTAAGCAAGCGAATGAAGCCCTGGCCATCTTGAAATTCGCCCATCAGGGCGCATCCGATCCAGTGTATAAAGTACTCGCTTCGGCAGTATCGAATGCACGGGACAAAGCAGACCGTGAAGGCCTGGCCTTCAACGAAGAAGAACTGTTTGTCAGTGAAGCTTACGTTGATGAGGGCCCGACCATGAAGCGCTACCGTCCACGCGCTCAGGGACGTGCCTTCGAAATCAAAAAACGCACCAGCCACGTCACCATGGTTGTTGCGATCGATGAAGATCAGAAAGGTGGGACCAACTAAATGGGTCAGAAAATTCACCCACACGGCTTCCGCCTCGGCATTACCAAAGATCACGTTTCGCGTTGGTTCGCCGACTCCAACGTCAAAGGTCAGCGCTACAAGGATTTTGTCAAAGAAGACGTCCAAATCCGTAGCCTGCTCGAAGACGGCATGGAACGTGCTGGTATTTCCAAAGTTGAGATCGAACGTACCCGCGACCGTGTCCGCGTAGACGTGCACACTGCTCGCCCAGGTATTGTCATCGGTCGCCGTGGTGCGGAAGCTGATCGCATTCGCCGGGAACTTGAAAAGCTCACCGGCAAGCAGATTCAGCTCAACATTCTAGAAGTCAAAAAACCAGAACTCGATGCGCAGCTCGTCGCACAAGGTGTTGCAGAACAGCTCACCGCACGCGTGGCTTTCCGCCGCGCAATGCGTCGCTCCATCCAGTCAGCAATGCGCGCCGGCGCCGAGGGTATCCGTATCCAGGTCTCCGGTCGTCTGGGCGGTGCCGACATGGGCCGTACCGAGTTCTACCGTGAAGGTCGTGTGCCACTGCACACCCTGCGCGCCAACATCGACTTCGGTAAGTTCGAAGCCAAGACCACCTACGGACGTATTGGCGTCAAAGTATGGGTCTACAAGGGCGACTTCACCGATAAAGAACTGGCCGCACAGGAAGCCGCAGCCCCATCGGGCCGTGGCGGACGTGGTGGTGGACGCGGCGGAGCACGTCGTCGTCGCGGTGGCGCCCCACAGGGTGCACGCACAGGCGCACAAGGAGGCAACGCCTAATGCTTATCCCACGTCGCGTAAAATTCCGCAAACAGCACCGTCCCGGCCGTAAAGGTATGGCCAAAGGTGGCACCGAAGTAGCATTCGGTGACTGGGGACTGCAAGCAACCGGTCGCGCATACGTAACGAACCGTCAGATCGAGGCAGCTCGTATCGCCATGACGCGTTACATCAAGCGCGGTGGTCACGTCTGGATCAACATTTTCCCAGACCGCCCACTGACCAAAAAACCAGCCGAAGTTCGCATGGGTTCGGGTAAAGGCTCCCCAGAGTTCTGGGTTGCCAACGTCAAACCCGGCCGTGTGATGTTCGAACTGTCTGGTGTCAGTGAAGAGGTCGCCCGCGAAGCTCTACGTCTGGCCGCACACAAGCTGCCACTCAAAGCTCGCATCGTACGCCGAGAGGGTGGTGAATAACCATGGCACTAGGTTCACCAGAACTATCCACAGATGCTTTGGATGGCTTCGACAACGCACGCCTGCGTGAAGAACTCGACAAAGCCAAAGCCGAGTTATTCAACCTGCGCTTCCAAGCCGCAACCGGACAGCTCGACAACTCCGGTCGCATCAAGGTCGTCAAACGCGATGTCGCACGCATTATGACTGTGCTTCGCGAACGCGACCTTGGTATCCGCCAAGAAGTGGAAGCCAGCGAAGAAGACATCAAAGACAAAAAGAAAAGCCGCAAGTAGGCTGAGGAGGAATCACAGTGACTGAGTCTGTTGACACCGCAGCCGCTCCAGAACGTAACTACCGCAAAACTTTGCGTGGAGTAGTTGTTTCCGACAAGATGCAAAAAACCATCGTTGTCGAAATCGAATACTTCAAACAGCACGCTCTGTACGGCAAAATCATGCGCCGGACCAAACGCGTCAAGGCCCACGACGAAGAAAACACCGCCGGCATCGGCGACATCGTTCGGATAGCCGAGACCCGTCCGCTTGCCAAAGGCAAGCACTGGCGTCTTACCGACATCGTAGAACGCGCCAAGTAACCCGCGCTTCCACATCACCGCATCCGCATCAGAGATCTGGTGCGGATGCGGTGTTTAACAAACAAACGTGCGCAAAGCAATCATGGCGGGGGAGTGGCGGACAATGATTTTCCAAAACACCCTGGTATGAGGTAGCATGTTGTAGCTGTGCCCTTTTCATAGCCCGGCCATCCACCGAGCATCTGACGAAAAGTCAGCACAGCATCTTGCACAAACGTGCCTCGGCCCCGGCTCAAAAGCACTGTGTGACCAAACAGCCTCTGTGCGCGTGTTCGGCTACATACGTCTCACCTAGTCGGGGGTAAGCACAGCAAGAATATTTCCATGACCGTTCCGCAAGGCTCGACCCAACCGAGGGTTGAGAACCAGCGAGACAAGCAGGAGTAAGCAAGTGATTCAACAGGAATCGCGGCTCAAAGTTGCCGACAACACCGGTGCGAAAGAAATTCACACCATTCGTGTTCTTGGTGGCTCAGGACGCCGCTATGCATCCATTGGCGACGTTATCGTCGCCACCGTTAAAGATGCCATCCCGGGCGGTGCCGTCAAAAAAGGCGAAGTCGTCAAGGCAGTAGTGGTTCGTACCAAGAAATCGGTACGACGCTCCGATGGCTCCTACATCAAGTTCGACGAAAACGCAGCCGTCATCCTCCGTCAGGATAACGAACCACGCGGTACTCGTATCTTCGGCCCAGTGGCCCGTGAGCTACGTGATAACCAGTTCATGCGTATCGTTTCGCTGGCACCGGAGGTGATTTAACCAATGGCAAAGATCAAAAAAGACGATCTCGTACAGGTTCTGTCAGGTAAAGACCGCGGCAAACAGGGCAAAGTCCTGCGCGTCCTACCAAAAGAAGATCGCGTACTGGTTGAAGGCATTAACCGTGTGACCAAGCACGTACGTGCCGGCCAGGGACCGGACGGTGCAACCGAAGGTGGACGTGTCGAAGAGGAAGCTCTGCTACACATCTCCAAGGTTGCCGTAGTCGACCCTGAAACCGAAAAACCAACTCGCGTTGGGTACCGCTTTGAAGAAGTCGAAGAAGAAGGCGTCACCAAGACCGTCAAGGTCCGTTATGCCAAGGCCTCTGGAAAGGAGCTGTAATGACACAGGTATCTGAAAACGCAGCCTCCAAGGTTACCCCGCGCCTCAAGACCAAATACCGTGACGAGATCAAGCCTGAACTGCAACAAGAGTTCGAGTACGTCAACGTCATGCAGGTCCCAGGCCTGGAAAAAGTCGTCGTCAACATGGGTGTCGGTGAAGCCGCGCGTGACTCCAAAGTCATCAACGGTGCTATCGAAGACCTCACATTGATTACCGGCCAGAAGCCACAGGTATCGCGCGCCAAGAAATCCATCGCACAGTTCAAGCTGCGTGAAGGTATGCCGATTGGTGCACACGTCACCATGCGCGGCGACCGCATGTGGGAATTCCTGGACCGTCTGGTGACCTTCGCACTGCCACGTATTCGTGACTTCCGCGGCCTGAGCCCTCGCCAGTTCGATGGCAACGGCAACTACACTTTCGGTCTGTCCGAACAATCCGTGTTCCACGAAATCGATCAAGACAAGATCGACCGGGTACGCGGCATGGATATCACCGTCGTCACCACCGCTAAAAACGACGAAGAAGGCCGTGCACTGTTGCGTGCACTGGGCTTCCCGTTCAAGGCAGACCAGTAATCTAACTACGTTATAGGTCCTGCTCCGGTGTACCGGCTCAGGAAACCACAACGAGAAAAGGCTAAAGCCACATATGAGTATGACCGACCCCGTCGCAGACATGTTGACACGTCTGCGCAACGCTAACTCGGCGCATCACGATTCCGTGACCATGCCGTCTTCAAAACTGAAGATTGGTGTCGCCGAAATTCTCAAAAACGAAGGCTATATCAGCGACTATAAAGAAGTTGACGCACGCGTAGGGAAAGACCTCGTGTTGGAACTGAAATTTGGTCCACAGCGTCAACGCTCCATCGCTGGATTGCGCCGCATCTCCAAACCAGGCCTGCGCGTTTACGCCAAGTCCAACAACCTGCCACACGTGCTAGGTGGACTGGGCATCGCCATCCTGTCAACGTCCTCAGGTCTGCTGACCGACCGTCAAGCAGCGTCGAAAGGTGTGGGTGGGGAAGTCCTCGCCTACGTCTGGTAACAGAAAGGAAGGGAAACAATGTCACGTATTGGAAAGCTTCCGATCACCGTACCTTCCGGCGTTGAAGTTGCCATCGACGGCTCCGATGTGTCCGTCAAAGGACCTAAAGGCGAGCTGGGGATGACCATCCGCGGCCCAATTGAAGCCAAGATGGAAGAAAACGTCATCACCGTCACCCGCCCGGATGACGAACGCGATTCACGTTCGCTCCACGGCCTGACCCGTACCCTGATCGACAACATGATCGTCGGGGTTACCGAAGGCTACTCCAAGAAACTGGAACTGCACGGTACTGGTTACCGCGTGCTGGCCAAGGGCAACGACCTCGAACTGCAGCTGGGCTTCTCCCATAGCATCGATGTCGCAGCCCCAGAAGGCATCAACTTTGCCATCGAAGGCAACACGATCACCGTGTCCGGTATCGATAAACAACTTGTCGGCGAAACTGCCGCCAACATCCGTAAGCTGCGCGTTACCGAACCTTATAAGGCCAAGGGTATCCGCTACGAGGGTGAGAAAATCCGCCGCAAGGCCGGAAAGGCAGGTAAGTAATGTCAACTGTCAGTATCAAAGGCAAAGGCAAAAACGCTGCCCGCCGTCGCCGTCACGCACGTGTA from Enteractinococcus fodinae includes the following:
- the rplP gene encoding 50S ribosomal protein L16, encoding MLIPRRVKFRKQHRPGRKGMAKGGTEVAFGDWGLQATGRAYVTNRQIEAARIAMTRYIKRGGHVWINIFPDRPLTKKPAEVRMGSGKGSPEFWVANVKPGRVMFELSGVSEEVAREALRLAAHKLPLKARIVRREGGE
- the rplX gene encoding 50S ribosomal protein L24, with the translated sequence MAKIKKDDLVQVLSGKDRGKQGKVLRVLPKEDRVLVEGINRVTKHVRAGQGPDGATEGGRVEEEALLHISKVAVVDPETEKPTRVGYRFEEVEEEGVTKTVKVRYAKASGKEL
- the rpmC gene encoding 50S ribosomal protein L29, with product MALGSPELSTDALDGFDNARLREELDKAKAELFNLRFQAATGQLDNSGRIKVVKRDVARIMTVLRERDLGIRQEVEASEEDIKDKKKSRK
- the rplF gene encoding 50S ribosomal protein L6, translated to MSRIGKLPITVPSGVEVAIDGSDVSVKGPKGELGMTIRGPIEAKMEENVITVTRPDDERDSRSLHGLTRTLIDNMIVGVTEGYSKKLELHGTGYRVLAKGNDLELQLGFSHSIDVAAPEGINFAIEGNTITVSGIDKQLVGETAANIRKLRVTEPYKAKGIRYEGEKIRRKAGKAGK
- the rpsH gene encoding 30S ribosomal protein S8, with product MSMTDPVADMLTRLRNANSAHHDSVTMPSSKLKIGVAEILKNEGYISDYKEVDARVGKDLVLELKFGPQRQRSIAGLRRISKPGLRVYAKSNNLPHVLGGLGIAILSTSSGLLTDRQAASKGVGGEVLAYVW
- the rplE gene encoding 50S ribosomal protein L5; this translates as MTQVSENAASKVTPRLKTKYRDEIKPELQQEFEYVNVMQVPGLEKVVVNMGVGEAARDSKVINGAIEDLTLITGQKPQVSRAKKSIAQFKLREGMPIGAHVTMRGDRMWEFLDRLVTFALPRIRDFRGLSPRQFDGNGNYTFGLSEQSVFHEIDQDKIDRVRGMDITVVTTAKNDEEGRALLRALGFPFKADQ
- the rplN gene encoding 50S ribosomal protein L14; the encoded protein is MIQQESRLKVADNTGAKEIHTIRVLGGSGRRYASIGDVIVATVKDAIPGGAVKKGEVVKAVVVRTKKSVRRSDGSYIKFDENAAVILRQDNEPRGTRIFGPVARELRDNQFMRIVSLAPEVI
- the rpsC gene encoding 30S ribosomal protein S3, with product MGQKIHPHGFRLGITKDHVSRWFADSNVKGQRYKDFVKEDVQIRSLLEDGMERAGISKVEIERTRDRVRVDVHTARPGIVIGRRGAEADRIRRELEKLTGKQIQLNILEVKKPELDAQLVAQGVAEQLTARVAFRRAMRRSIQSAMRAGAEGIRIQVSGRLGGADMGRTEFYREGRVPLHTLRANIDFGKFEAKTTYGRIGVKVWVYKGDFTDKELAAQEAAAPSGRGGRGGGRGGARRRRGGAPQGARTGAQGGNA
- the rpsQ gene encoding 30S ribosomal protein S17, with product MTESVDTAAAPERNYRKTLRGVVVSDKMQKTIVVEIEYFKQHALYGKIMRRTKRVKAHDEENTAGIGDIVRIAETRPLAKGKHWRLTDIVERAK